In Falco biarmicus isolate bFalBia1 chromosome 5, bFalBia1.pri, whole genome shotgun sequence, a single genomic region encodes these proteins:
- the LOC130150169 gene encoding olfactory receptor 10AC1-like, whose protein sequence is MPCGGCMERDNKSTDAAMEFLLLGFSELLCLRVLLFLIFLTVHLVTLVGNAMIFVAVVMEPSHPPMLFFLCQLSVIELCYTLVIVPKALLSLIVGDSSTISFMGCAVQMHLFVALGGAECFLLAAMSYDRYVAICQPLHYVAVMSKGFCLRLAVTCCLVAFAVALGLTLAVFCLPFCQSRCINHFFCDVPAVLHLVCTQSYAAELPLLAAFVLFLLLPFLLILTSYVCIAAALVHVTSSMGRGKAVSTCVSHLAITLLHYGCATFMYVRPKSSYSPARDKTVSLVYTNFTPLLYPLIYSLRNKEIRGVLRKMLRKKKKAQLNWDDIRAMMCVCGKLQQNE, encoded by the coding sequence ATGCCATGTGGAGGCTGTATGGAGAGGGACAATAAGAGCACGGATGCAGCCATGGAGTTCCTCCTGCTCGGCTTCTCCGAGCTGCTCTGTCTGCGGGTCCtcctctttcttatttttctcactGTCCATTTGGTCACATTGGTGGGGAATGCGATGATCTTTGTGGCAGTGGTTATGGAGCCTTCCCATCCtcccatgctttttttcctctgccagctgtCCGTCATAGAGCTATGCTACACCTTAGTCATTGTCCCCAAGGCGCTTCTCAGCCTGATCGTGGGGGACAGCAGCACCATTTCTTTCATGGGCTGTGCCGTGCAGATGCACCTCTTTGTGGCGCTCGGTGGGGCCGAGTGCTTCCTCCTGGCAGCCATGTCATACGACCGTTATGttgccatctgccagcccctgcactatGTGGCGGTGATGAGCAAGGGGTTCTGCCTCAGGTTGGCTGTGACGTGCTGCCTGGTGGCCTTTGCTGTCGCCCTGGGGCTGACGCTGGCTGTGTTCTGCTTGCCTTTCTGCCAGTCACGTTGCATCAACCACTTCTTCTGCGatgtccctgctgtgctgcacctGGTGTGCACACAGAGTTACGCCGCTGAGCTGCCGTTGCTGGCTGCCTTtgtgcttttcctgctgctccccttcctcctcatcctcaccTCATATGtctgcattgctgctgctttggtaCATGTCACCTCCTCCATGGGAAGGGGAAAGGCCGTTTCCACCTGTGTTTCACACTTGGCCATCACCTTGCTACACTATGGATGTGCCACCTTCATGTACGTTCGCCCCAAGTCCAGTTACTCCCCAGCTCGAGATAAGACGGTGTCTCTGGTTTACACCAACTTTACTCCATTACTGTATCCCCTCATCTATAGCCTGAGGAACAAGGAAATCAGGGGAGTCCTCAGGAAAATgttgaggaagaagaaaaaagctcagCTGAACTGGGATGATATCAGAGCTATGATGTGTGTGTGCGGTAAACTTCAGCAGAACGAATGA